A window of Xylophilus sp. GW821-FHT01B05 contains these coding sequences:
- a CDS encoding amidohydrolase family protein, with translation MPSPDLILRNATLPDGRTHQDIAVADGRILAVEPAIAATAHEEVDCAGQLLSPPFVDAHFHLDATLSYGLPRVNASGTLLEGIALWGELKPQLTHEALVERALAYCDWAVGRGLLAIRSHVDTSDPQLLTVQALLDVQKRVAPYLELQLVAFPQDGVLRSPGGFDNLKRALDMGVQVVGGIPHFERTMAQGAESVRLLCELAAERGLLVDMHCDESDDPLSRHIETLSAETQRLGLHGRVTGSHCTSMHSMDNYYVSKLLPLIAEAQVSVISNPLINITLQGRHDSYPKRRGMTRVPELLAHGVRVAFGQDCCMDPWYSLGSGDMLDVAHMGLHVAQMTSQAAMRQCFEAVTTAPAGIMGLEGYGLAPGGHADFVLLQAQDPVEALRLRATRLKVYRRGRLLAENPPATAQLHLPGRPAQADFLHR, from the coding sequence ATGCCTTCTCCAGACCTGATCCTGCGCAACGCCACCCTGCCGGATGGCCGTACCCACCAAGACATCGCCGTGGCCGATGGCCGCATCCTGGCGGTCGAGCCGGCCATTGCCGCCACCGCCCATGAAGAGGTGGATTGCGCCGGCCAATTGCTCAGCCCGCCTTTTGTCGATGCGCACTTCCACCTCGACGCCACGCTCAGCTACGGCCTGCCGCGCGTCAACGCCAGCGGCACGCTGCTGGAAGGCATTGCGCTGTGGGGCGAGCTAAAGCCCCAGCTCACGCACGAGGCACTGGTTGAACGCGCCCTCGCCTACTGCGACTGGGCCGTGGGCCGTGGGCTGCTGGCCATTCGCAGCCATGTGGACACCAGCGACCCGCAACTGCTCACGGTGCAGGCCCTGCTCGACGTGCAAAAGCGCGTGGCGCCCTATTTGGAATTGCAACTGGTGGCCTTCCCGCAGGATGGCGTGCTGCGCAGCCCGGGCGGTTTTGACAACCTCAAGCGCGCACTCGACATGGGCGTGCAGGTGGTCGGCGGCATCCCGCATTTCGAGCGCACCATGGCCCAGGGCGCAGAGAGCGTGCGCCTGCTGTGCGAGCTGGCGGCCGAGCGCGGCCTGCTGGTGGACATGCATTGCGATGAAAGCGACGACCCGCTGTCGCGCCACATCGAAACCCTGTCCGCCGAAACCCAGCGCCTGGGCCTGCACGGCCGCGTGACCGGCTCGCACTGCACCTCCATGCATTCGATGGACAACTACTACGTGTCCAAGCTGCTGCCGCTGATTGCCGAGGCGCAGGTCAGCGTCATCTCCAACCCGCTGATCAACATCACCCTGCAGGGCCGGCACGACAGCTACCCCAAGCGCCGCGGCATGACCCGCGTGCCCGAGCTGCTGGCGCACGGCGTGCGCGTGGCCTTTGGCCAGGACTGCTGCATGGACCCGTGGTACAGCCTGGGCTCGGGCGACATGCTGGACGTGGCCCACATGGGCCTGCACGTGGCGCAAATGACCAGCCAGGCCGCCATGCGCCAGTGCTTCGAGGCGGTCACCACCGCGCCCGCCGGCATCATGGGGCTTGAAGGCTACGGCCTGGCGCCCGGCGGCCACGCCGACTTCGTGCTGCTGCAGGCGCAAGACCCGGTCGAGGCGCTGCGCCTGCGCGCCACCCGCCTCAAGGTCTACCGCCGTGGCCGCTTGCTGGCCGAGAACCCGCCAGCGACCGCCCAACTGCACCTGCCTGGGCGGCCGGCGCAGGCGGATTTTCTGCACCGCTAG
- a CDS encoding SDR family oxidoreductase has translation MIVVTGASGQLGRLVIQSLLSKVPASQVIAAVRQPARAADLAALGVQLRQADYTQPATLDAAFQGAEKVLLISSNELGQRAAQHRNVIEAAKRAGVSLVAYTSVLHADTSPLGLAAEHVATEALLKASGLPFALLRNGWYTENYLASVPPALQHGAYIGSAGEGRVASAARVDYAEAAAAVLTLPSQAGKVYELAGDESYTLTEFAAELSKQAGKTIPYVNLSEADYKAALQGAGLPEPVAALLADSDVGASKGGLFDDGHQLSRLIGRPSTPLAPLIKGALQ, from the coding sequence ATGATCGTCGTTACCGGTGCTTCCGGCCAATTGGGCCGCCTCGTCATCCAATCGCTGCTGAGCAAAGTGCCAGCGTCGCAGGTCATTGCCGCCGTGCGCCAGCCCGCGCGTGCCGCCGATCTGGCGGCGCTGGGCGTGCAGCTTCGCCAAGCCGACTACACCCAGCCCGCAACGCTGGATGCCGCCTTCCAGGGCGCCGAGAAAGTGCTGCTGATATCGTCCAATGAGCTGGGCCAGCGCGCGGCACAGCACCGCAACGTGATCGAGGCTGCCAAGCGCGCCGGGGTCTCGCTGGTGGCCTACACCAGCGTGCTGCATGCCGATACTTCACCACTGGGCCTGGCCGCCGAGCACGTCGCCACCGAAGCTCTTCTCAAAGCCTCCGGCCTGCCTTTTGCCCTGCTGCGCAACGGCTGGTACACCGAGAACTACCTGGCCAGCGTGCCGCCAGCCCTGCAGCACGGCGCCTACATCGGCAGCGCAGGCGAAGGCCGCGTTGCCTCGGCCGCCCGTGTCGACTATGCCGAGGCAGCGGCGGCGGTGCTCACCCTGCCCAGCCAGGCGGGCAAGGTCTACGAACTGGCGGGCGACGAGTCCTACACCCTCACGGAATTTGCCGCCGAGCTGAGCAAGCAAGCCGGCAAGACCATTCCCTATGTCAACCTGTCAGAGGCCGACTACAAGGCCGCGCTCCAGGGCGCAGGCCTGCCCGAGCCCGTGGCGGCCCTGCTGGCCGACTCGGACGTGGGCGCATCCAAGGGCGGTCTTTTCGATGACGGGCACCAACTCAGCCGCCTGATCGGCCGCCCGAGCACCCCGCTGGCGCCTTTGATCAAGGGCGCGCTGCAGTAA
- a CDS encoding helix-turn-helix domain-containing protein, with protein sequence MKKNYKPLPDASKTLAEQLLRGDLFTEKCPSREVLSHVTSRWGVLVLVALLGGTHRFSDLRRKVGGVSEKMLAQTLQCLEGDGFVLRKSYPVVPPHVEYSLTPLGQDVGQRVEGLADWIELNLRSILRAREEREAVLADQSST encoded by the coding sequence ATGAAAAAAAATTACAAGCCCCTGCCGGACGCATCAAAGACCCTCGCCGAGCAGTTGCTGCGCGGCGACCTGTTTACCGAGAAATGCCCCTCTCGTGAGGTGCTCAGCCATGTCACCAGCCGTTGGGGCGTGCTGGTGCTGGTGGCCTTGCTGGGGGGCACTCACCGCTTCAGCGACCTGCGTCGCAAGGTTGGCGGGGTGAGCGAGAAGATGCTGGCGCAGACCCTGCAATGCCTGGAGGGCGATGGCTTTGTGCTGCGCAAGTCCTATCCGGTGGTGCCGCCGCATGTCGAGTACAGCCTGACGCCACTCGGACAGGACGTGGGCCAGCGCGTGGAGGGTCTGGCGGACTGGATCGAGCTGAATTTGCGCAGCATCTTGCGGGCGCGGGAAGAACGCGAAGCGGTGCTCGCTGATCAGTCGAGCACTTGA
- a CDS encoding cystathionine gamma-synthase family protein, with product MTSRGFTTDIVHADRAFGAEHGGVHQSVHTSTQYGFDRVEDLIGVFQGTRKGAYNYARQGTPTTAALESKLTRMEGGVGTVSFATGMAAVTALFMTLLRAGDHLVASRYVFGNTNSLLDTMAGLGVAVSKVDATAVEHVAAALRPETRMVFVETIANPGTQIPDLEAIGALCAERGILFVVDNTVLSPALFRPAAVRASLVLHALTKTIAGHGNALGGAIVDTGLFDWSNYPNIAANYRKGDPRQWGLTQLRKKGLRDMGATLSSQHAHAIAVGAETLVLRARQASETALALAQFLQSHPAIARVHYPMLASHPQHAQAVKLFKGGSWLMSFELRKADDCLAFINRLQLPVKATGLGDTRSLVIPVAHTIFWEAGAAVRADMGISDGMVRFSVGLEDEADLLNDLGQALL from the coding sequence ATGACTTCCCGCGGATTCACCACCGATATCGTCCACGCCGACCGCGCCTTTGGTGCCGAGCACGGCGGTGTGCACCAGTCGGTGCATACCTCTACGCAATACGGCTTTGACCGGGTGGAAGACCTGATCGGCGTGTTCCAGGGCACGCGGAAGGGCGCCTACAACTACGCGCGCCAGGGCACGCCGACCACGGCCGCGCTGGAGTCCAAGCTGACCCGCATGGAAGGCGGCGTGGGCACGGTCAGTTTTGCCACGGGCATGGCAGCCGTCACGGCGCTGTTCATGACGCTGCTGCGCGCGGGCGACCACCTGGTGGCCAGCCGCTACGTGTTTGGCAACACCAACAGCCTGCTCGACACCATGGCCGGCCTGGGTGTGGCGGTAAGCAAGGTCGACGCAACAGCGGTAGAGCACGTGGCCGCCGCGCTGCGGCCTGAGACGCGCATGGTGTTTGTCGAGACCATCGCCAACCCCGGCACGCAGATCCCGGATCTGGAAGCCATAGGCGCGCTGTGCGCCGAGCGCGGCATTCTGTTCGTGGTCGACAACACCGTGCTGTCGCCCGCGCTGTTCCGCCCGGCGGCGGTGCGGGCCAGCCTGGTGCTGCATGCGCTGACCAAGACCATTGCCGGCCACGGCAATGCGCTGGGCGGGGCCATCGTGGACACCGGCCTGTTCGACTGGTCCAACTACCCCAACATCGCAGCCAACTACCGCAAGGGCGACCCGCGCCAGTGGGGCCTGACGCAGCTGCGCAAGAAGGGCCTGCGCGACATGGGCGCCACCTTGTCGTCCCAGCACGCGCATGCGATTGCGGTGGGCGCCGAAACCCTGGTGCTGCGCGCGCGCCAGGCCAGCGAAACCGCGCTGGCGCTGGCCCAGTTCCTGCAGTCGCACCCGGCGATTGCGCGGGTGCACTACCCCATGCTGGCCTCGCACCCGCAGCATGCGCAGGCGGTGAAACTGTTCAAGGGCGGCTCCTGGCTGATGTCCTTTGAGCTGCGCAAGGCCGACGACTGCCTGGCCTTCATCAACCGCCTGCAACTGCCGGTAAAGGCCACCGGCCTGGGCGACACGCGCAGCCTGGTGATCCCTGTGGCCCACACCATCTTCTGGGAAGCCGGCGCCGCGGTGCGGGCCGACATGGGCATCAGCGACGGCATGGTGCGCTTCTCGGTCGGGCTGGAGGATGAGGCCGACCTGCTGAACGACCTGGGGCAGGCACTGCTCTGA